A DNA window from Niabella yanshanensis contains the following coding sequences:
- a CDS encoding ThuA domain-containing protein, with amino-acid sequence MKTLLAFLLWGLLLAEIKEAPPAPPVKAKVLVLTERGGGHEGFVAAALEWLKSFSEKNRLELKVINHPREIENDSLNAYQLFIQLNYPPYNWTPKTMAAFERYIDQGQGAWIGFHHATLLGEFDGYPMWNWFSDFMGGIRFKSYIAQKATGNVIIEAARHPVMKGLPHMFSIPDDEWYIFDKNPRPNVRVLATVDESSYQPASDIKMGDHPVIWSNSKKKAKNVYFLIGHSASLVATPAFTQMFANAIRWGLKK; translated from the coding sequence ATGAAGACATTGCTTGCCTTTCTCTTATGGGGCCTGTTGCTGGCGGAAATAAAAGAGGCTCCGCCAGCGCCTCCCGTCAAAGCCAAAGTCCTGGTACTAACCGAGCGTGGCGGTGGTCATGAGGGCTTTGTTGCTGCCGCTTTAGAATGGTTAAAATCATTTTCTGAAAAAAACAGGTTGGAGCTGAAGGTGATCAACCATCCGCGCGAAATAGAAAATGACTCTTTAAATGCCTATCAGCTTTTTATACAACTCAATTATCCACCGTATAACTGGACACCTAAAACAATGGCTGCTTTTGAAAGGTATATCGACCAGGGCCAGGGGGCATGGATCGGTTTTCATCATGCCACTTTGCTGGGAGAATTTGATGGCTATCCTATGTGGAATTGGTTCTCTGATTTCATGGGCGGCATCCGCTTCAAATCCTATATAGCCCAAAAAGCTACCGGCAATGTAATAATAGAAGCTGCCCGTCACCCCGTGATGAAAGGATTACCCCATATGTTCTCCATCCCGGACGATGAGTGGTATATATTTGATAAAAATCCACGACCTAATGTTAGAGTGTTGGCAACGGTAGATGAGTCCAGCTATCAACCCGCATCCGATATAAAAATGGGTGATCATCCGGTCATCTGGAGTAATAGTAAAAAGAAAGCTAAAAATGTTTATTTTCTGATAGGCCATAGCGCTTCGCTGGTCGCCACACCGGCTTTTACACAAATGTTTGCTAATGCTATCCGGTGGGGATTAAAGAAATAA
- a CDS encoding ThuA domain-containing protein translates to MKTRISWIVTIALVSVSIIAEAQRYPRFKVLAFYNKHVERAHVEFADDAIKFFKGLTIGNGFVFDTTSRMSDLTEEKIKDYQLLMMINDFPHSTEQRKAFERYMENGGGWLGFHVAAYNDRSTNWPWFVNFLGGSVFNRNSWPPLPAKLVIEDTKHPVTKALPPTFIAPLNEWYQWKPSPRDNKKVKVLASLSVDNYPLGLKDILPDGDTPVVWTNTDYRMIYLNMGHGDNIFSDATQNKLIIDAFRWVVANDKKGDPFKK, encoded by the coding sequence ATGAAAACAAGAATTTCATGGATTGTAACGATTGCTTTGGTAAGCGTTTCGATTATTGCAGAAGCGCAACGGTATCCTCGTTTTAAAGTACTGGCTTTTTACAATAAGCATGTGGAGCGCGCTCATGTTGAATTTGCAGACGATGCTATTAAATTCTTCAAGGGATTGACCATCGGTAATGGCTTTGTATTTGATACCACCAGCCGTATGTCCGATCTTACTGAGGAAAAGATCAAAGACTACCAGCTGCTGATGATGATCAACGATTTTCCCCATAGTACTGAACAAAGGAAGGCGTTCGAAAGGTATATGGAAAATGGTGGTGGATGGTTAGGCTTCCATGTAGCTGCTTATAATGACCGCAGCACTAACTGGCCCTGGTTTGTAAACTTCCTGGGAGGAAGTGTATTTAACCGTAACAGCTGGCCTCCCTTACCAGCCAAACTGGTGATAGAAGACACTAAACATCCGGTAACAAAAGCGTTGCCGCCGACTTTTATTGCTCCGCTGAACGAATGGTACCAATGGAAACCCAGCCCACGTGACAACAAAAAAGTAAAAGTATTGGCCAGCTTATCTGTTGACAATTATCCTTTGGGGCTCAAAGATATTTTGCCGGATGGAGACACCCCGGTAGTATGGACCAATACCGATTACCGCATGATCTACCTCAACATGGGGCATGGTGACAATATTTTCTCTGATGCTACCCAAAACAAATTAATTATCGATGCTTTTCGATGGGTGGTAGCCAACGATAAAAAGGGAGATCCATTTAAAAAGTAG
- a CDS encoding DUF5009 domain-containing protein, which translates to MTHTTPSSGRVFSIDIMRGITLCLMLFVNDLFEPGVPAWMVHTKAETDGMGLADWVFPGFLFMAGLSIPYAMAARKKKGDSSFKLLLHVLFRSASLLIIGILMLNGSRVNEALTGMPELLWKVLMYMGVFLVWNAYPRKKGLRPLFVVLQLLGLTLLIYLVFIFKAGSPEDVRWLETGWWGILGLIGWGYLTAALVYLLIADRLSFAVLSWMLFVILNMLSQAGIFHIGGLAGRILGVVLNGNVPSIVLAGLTIGILIKQQKEQKNQLLKWLILTGTLSLIGGFVLRNWFIISKIYGTPSWAMLCNSISILLFTLVYYCTDILNKVKWAWLFNIAGRNSLTTYLAPDLIYFACWGWSIPLFFYKQNQSMILAVGGSVAWTIVMVLLAHALSRIYIKLKL; encoded by the coding sequence ATGACGCATACAACTCCTTCTTCGGGCAGGGTCTTCTCCATCGACATCATGCGGGGCATAACGCTCTGCCTGATGCTATTTGTTAATGATCTGTTTGAACCGGGTGTACCAGCCTGGATGGTTCATACCAAAGCTGAAACAGATGGCATGGGATTAGCGGACTGGGTATTTCCCGGCTTCCTTTTTATGGCCGGGCTTTCCATTCCCTATGCTATGGCCGCCAGAAAGAAAAAAGGAGATAGCTCATTCAAATTACTGTTACATGTATTGTTTCGCTCCGCCAGTTTATTGATCATCGGCATTTTAATGTTGAATGGCAGCAGGGTTAATGAAGCGTTAACAGGCATGCCCGAGCTATTATGGAAAGTGTTGATGTATATGGGGGTATTCCTGGTATGGAACGCTTATCCCCGAAAGAAAGGTTTACGACCCCTGTTTGTAGTACTGCAATTACTCGGACTCACCTTATTAATTTACCTGGTATTTATTTTTAAAGCTGGCTCTCCTGAAGATGTGAGATGGCTGGAAACCGGATGGTGGGGTATCCTGGGACTCATTGGTTGGGGGTATCTTACTGCGGCATTAGTGTATTTGTTAATCGCAGATCGGCTGTCTTTCGCGGTGCTATCATGGATGTTGTTTGTGATTTTAAATATGCTGTCTCAAGCAGGTATATTTCATATAGGTGGTCTCGCAGGTCGGATATTGGGTGTGGTGCTTAATGGCAACGTTCCTTCTATTGTACTGGCCGGTTTAACCATTGGCATATTAATCAAACAACAAAAGGAACAAAAGAACCAGTTATTAAAATGGCTCATACTTACGGGAACTCTGTCACTTATCGGCGGTTTTGTACTCCGCAATTGGTTTATTATTTCCAAGATCTATGGTACGCCCAGTTGGGCCATGCTTTGCAATAGCATTAGCATACTGTTATTTACCCTTGTATATTATTGTACGGATATATTGAATAAGGTAAAGTGGGCCTGGCTTTTTAATATTGCCGGAAGAAATTCGCTAACGACTTACCTGGCCCCGGATCTTATATATTTTGCCTGCTGGGGTTGGAGCATTCCACTGTTTTTCTACAAACAAAACCAAAGTATGATATTGGCTGTTGGTGGTTCGGTTGCCTGGACTATTGTAATGGTGTTGTTGGCTCATGCATTGTCCAGGATTTATATAAAGCTAAAATTATAA
- a CDS encoding SusC/RagA family TonB-linked outer membrane protein, with product MFYKVYADLKKRKTKRTPHVFFRIFLPTLLLFTVASCMQEVHAKNGVIKINGGPIPPSVSKINLKTTFRLLDIVGRVTDTSGIALSDVTVTVKDTRIGTATNSSGQYSLSDVNETATLVFSYVGYTSQEIPVEGRNRIDVVMRTVEDSLNAVIINVGYGRQRREFLTSSVSTVSGAELVKAPVPNISTALKGQLAGLVAIQSSGKPGSDGASLNIRGTGTYTGQTAPLIMVDGIARDTYDDIDPNEVETISILKDAAATSVFGVRGANGVILITTKRGQNSTSPSINFTGQTARSSFTNLPRFVNSYEYATLLNEQALGDYWVKHAKDPDIKTWEDFVRKRDANWRSDGAINFTDNDLRYFQNAHTPTLANGERNPWYDPYFHPDTDWKKMLFRDATSTSQANVNMRGGSKAMRYFVSLGYLSQDGLFRTDYMAYDKDMQFNKKRYNLRGNLDFDVTEDFKIELNLGTQFVTIGGMDNDAYIWEKRILWAFPMSSPGLVNGKYVVPLSANGDDRYNPMYATENSNYWNKTNNSILNSAINATYKLDKITPGLQVRVIGSYDSYFASRSYGRYLPLLYDMRPNPNGDPLDPILSQRNELQPPSINADFFLGKWRKMYLEGTINYNRSFGKHAVAGMLLANREKRFDPNLQFQLPAGYQGTTGRLGYNYNGKYLFEYAVTYNGSENFPEGKRYGLFPSYSGSWIISNEKFYQKNDILNFLKLRGSYGEVGNDRIGGARYLYLPDTWKNNTGYTFGDRNTARYINGVDEAALGNPNVTWEVSKEINLALDTRFFRSKLSVTYEYFIRNRSNILSYRGTVPAIVAANLPPYNLGKVKSWGHNFEVRYNENIGEFNFFLNANGAIQRNEIIYRDEAVFPGLEYQASTGRPNGQQLLLTADGLYTSWSQLYAIDGNGNPILSQPVRALKDGNPYTDINGNPVYIKDLGYGGRALQPGDIRLIDVNGDGLINEKDRVRQGYSTAPVYSYGVTLGFRVKGFDVSALFAGMAGVARGAMNTYHFDKQQALFEVDMYRFSLDRYNSGEKILFPSPSYDKGASGFGAENAGNTYFLVNTSYTRLQNMTIGYTLTKAFMTRLGVKSARIYINGDNLYTWSKAKIWGDPENLGNQGYPLYKTYNMGINLNF from the coding sequence ATGTTTTATAAGGTGTATGCTGATTTAAAAAAGCGAAAAACAAAAAGAACGCCCCATGTGTTCTTTCGGATTTTTCTTCCAACGCTGCTGCTATTTACAGTTGCCTCCTGTATGCAGGAGGTACATGCTAAAAACGGAGTGATCAAAATAAACGGCGGACCCATTCCGCCTTCGGTATCCAAAATCAACCTTAAAACAACCTTTCGGTTACTGGATATAGTAGGGCGCGTTACTGATACTTCGGGTATTGCATTGAGCGACGTTACAGTAACTGTTAAAGATACCCGTATAGGTACAGCCACCAATTCTTCGGGACAGTATTCGTTATCTGATGTTAACGAAACTGCCACCCTGGTATTTTCTTATGTAGGCTATACCAGCCAGGAAATACCCGTTGAGGGTAGGAATCGTATTGATGTGGTCATGCGAACGGTGGAGGACAGTTTAAATGCGGTGATCATTAATGTAGGTTATGGGCGTCAGCGCAGAGAGTTTTTAACCTCTTCTGTAAGTACCGTATCGGGCGCCGAGCTGGTTAAAGCACCCGTGCCCAATATCAGTACAGCATTAAAGGGCCAGCTGGCCGGCCTGGTAGCCATCCAGAGCTCAGGTAAACCGGGTTCGGATGGAGCTTCTTTAAATATTCGCGGTACGGGTACCTATACCGGCCAAACAGCCCCCCTCATAATGGTGGATGGAATTGCCAGGGATACCTACGATGATATTGATCCTAATGAAGTGGAAACAATCAGCATTTTAAAAGATGCTGCCGCAACATCTGTTTTTGGTGTAAGAGGGGCTAACGGTGTTATTCTCATTACTACCAAACGTGGCCAAAACAGTACATCGCCCTCCATTAACTTTACGGGCCAAACCGCACGTTCCTCTTTTACTAATTTACCACGCTTTGTTAATTCTTATGAATATGCCACCTTATTGAATGAACAGGCATTGGGCGATTATTGGGTAAAGCACGCAAAGGACCCGGATATAAAAACCTGGGAGGACTTTGTCAGGAAACGTGACGCCAACTGGCGCAGCGATGGGGCAATCAATTTTACTGACAATGACCTTCGCTATTTTCAAAATGCCCATACACCCACTTTAGCAAACGGAGAACGTAATCCCTGGTATGACCCTTACTTTCACCCCGATACGGACTGGAAGAAAATGCTGTTCAGAGACGCTACCAGCACATCCCAGGCTAATGTAAACATGCGGGGAGGGAGTAAGGCCATGCGGTATTTTGTGTCGTTAGGCTACTTAAGCCAGGATGGGTTGTTCCGTACCGACTATATGGCCTATGATAAAGACATGCAATTTAACAAGAAGCGTTATAACCTGCGTGGGAACCTGGACTTTGATGTTACTGAAGATTTTAAGATCGAACTCAACCTGGGTACACAGTTTGTAACCATCGGCGGAATGGATAATGACGCTTATATCTGGGAGAAAAGAATTCTATGGGCTTTCCCTATGAGCTCACCCGGTTTGGTAAATGGCAAATACGTGGTTCCGCTTAGCGCTAATGGCGACGACCGTTATAATCCGATGTATGCCACTGAGAATTCAAATTATTGGAACAAAACGAATAACAGTATTTTAAATTCTGCCATCAATGCTACTTACAAGCTCGATAAAATCACTCCGGGTTTGCAGGTTCGTGTAATAGGTTCTTACGATAGTTATTTTGCCAGCAGAAGTTATGGTCGCTACCTGCCTTTATTATATGATATGCGTCCCAATCCGAATGGCGATCCGCTCGATCCTATTTTATCCCAGCGTAATGAACTACAGCCGCCCAGCATCAACGCCGATTTCTTCCTGGGTAAATGGCGTAAAATGTATCTAGAAGGAACCATCAATTATAACCGGAGCTTCGGCAAACATGCGGTTGCCGGTATGCTACTGGCCAACAGGGAAAAACGCTTCGATCCCAACCTGCAGTTTCAATTACCCGCAGGTTACCAGGGTACTACAGGGAGATTGGGCTATAATTATAATGGCAAGTATCTTTTTGAATATGCCGTTACTTATAACGGATCTGAAAATTTTCCTGAAGGTAAACGTTATGGATTATTTCCTTCTTATTCCGGGTCGTGGATCATAAGCAACGAAAAATTCTACCAGAAAAATGATATACTCAATTTCCTGAAATTGCGCGGATCTTATGGAGAAGTAGGTAATGACCGTATTGGAGGAGCCCGGTACCTGTATTTACCCGATACCTGGAAAAACAATACAGGATATACTTTTGGCGATCGTAATACAGCGCGTTATATCAATGGGGTAGATGAAGCTGCATTAGGAAATCCGAATGTAACCTGGGAAGTATCAAAAGAAATAAACCTGGCGCTGGATACCCGTTTTTTCAGGAGTAAGCTCTCGGTAACCTACGAATATTTTATAAGAAACCGTTCGAATATCCTTTCTTACAGGGGAACCGTTCCCGCTATTGTTGCAGCAAACCTGCCTCCTTATAACCTGGGTAAAGTAAAGAGCTGGGGACATAACTTCGAAGTGCGTTACAATGAAAATATTGGCGAATTCAACTTCTTTTTAAATGCCAATGGCGCTATACAGCGAAATGAAATCATTTATCGTGATGAAGCTGTATTTCCCGGCCTGGAATACCAGGCTTCCACAGGCAGGCCTAATGGCCAGCAGCTATTGCTAACAGCTGATGGTTTGTACACTTCCTGGTCGCAGTTGTATGCCATTGACGGTAATGGAAATCCTATTCTTTCTCAACCTGTGCGCGCATTAAAAGATGGTAATCCGTATACAGATATCAACGGTAACCCGGTGTATATAAAAGACCTGGGCTATGGCGGGCGTGCTTTACAGCCCGGTGATATTCGTCTTATCGACGTGAACGGCGATGGACTCATCAATGAAAAAGACCGCGTAAGGCAGGGATATTCAACTGCTCCTGTTTATAGCTATGGAGTAACGCTAGGTTTCCGTGTGAAAGGATTTGATGTGTCAGCCCTTTTCGCGGGCATGGCGGGCGTAGCCAGGGGCGCTATGAACACCTATCACTTCGACAAGCAGCAGGCGCTGTTTGAGGTAGATATGTACCGCTTCAGCCTGGATCGTTACAACAGCGGTGAAAAGATACTTTTTCCATCGCCCAGCTATGATAAAGGCGCTTCCGGATTTGGCGCCGAGAATGCTGGCAACACTTATTTCCTGGTCAATACTTCTTATACACGGCTACAAAATATGACTATCGGTTACACGCTTACAAAAGCTTTTATGACGCGTTTAGGTGTGAAATCGGCCCGTATTTATATAAACGGAGACAATCTGTACACCTGGTCAAAGGCAAAGATCTGGGGGGACCCGGAAAATCTCGGGAACCAGGGCTACCCCCTGTACAAGACTTATAACATGGGTATCAACCTGAATTTCTAA
- a CDS encoding RagB/SusD family nutrient uptake outer membrane protein, giving the protein MKRNIYNPHNNFINKGSWGITSGSGDLPVKMKAKHLLWAAVIVISASLMSVSCNKDFLEKPNGGTFTVDTVFSTQINADMAVARMYNLCIPSWFPRDNGNEMPRPDMLTDAVYYIYPTYSWVGLTNNAAAYTTGNQTADGNVDRGGFGSHYSGIRQANIILKKIDEVNDASQLWKDQVKGQALFCRAFQHFELFRQYGGIPIVVEPLDGTKQLDVRRSAVKTVTDSIVSWCDKAAALLPATWGPADFGRVTSVAAKALKARMLLYVASPLYNTPSNMAAEIAEARYGDGRDSVLAYPNYDKERWKLAADASKDVIDAAVAAGGALYQTGKAETTPRTDNFEGLGDYEAVFNVYANSELILVNTAHMWVANNGWLFGKYLMSKVRMGAWAVKNNVPIEFAQLYEKRDGTKWTIPLTATGNDFTTWIQEQNLDPRFYQTFTYDGMWYNSQIGTIPYYIGDGGKSPTTDYGRSDAGEDGYALETYKYVARINNRDDRNFAWTIFRLAEFYLNYAEAMNEYAGPAGLPTTYLNMIRKRAGMPDKNPSTVEAFREAIQNERSVELSYEGHRLNDLQRWLKAYATLNVALHGFQTRANNSSGTLQRNWKIVSFMNRVWPKKYYYLPFPNAQVSNNYLGDGASWLGQNPGW; this is encoded by the coding sequence ATGAAACGAAATATATATAATCCGCACAACAATTTTATAAACAAAGGTAGTTGGGGTATTACTTCCGGATCGGGTGATTTACCGGTGAAAATGAAAGCGAAACACCTGCTTTGGGCAGCAGTTATTGTGATAAGCGCTTCCTTAATGTCTGTAAGCTGCAATAAAGATTTCCTGGAGAAACCCAATGGAGGGACGTTTACTGTTGATACCGTATTCAGTACCCAGATTAATGCGGACATGGCAGTTGCCCGCATGTATAATCTTTGTATCCCCTCCTGGTTTCCCCGCGATAATGGTAACGAAATGCCGCGCCCGGATATGTTAACCGATGCCGTTTATTATATCTATCCAACCTATAGTTGGGTAGGATTAACGAATAATGCAGCGGCTTATACCACCGGTAACCAAACTGCCGATGGAAATGTGGACCGGGGCGGCTTTGGCAGCCACTACTCGGGAATTCGCCAGGCCAATATTATTTTAAAAAAGATTGACGAAGTAAACGATGCTTCCCAGTTATGGAAGGACCAGGTAAAGGGGCAGGCTTTATTTTGTCGTGCCTTCCAGCACTTTGAGCTGTTTCGCCAATATGGTGGTATCCCCATTGTTGTAGAACCGCTGGATGGTACCAAGCAACTGGATGTACGTCGAAGTGCTGTAAAAACAGTAACGGATAGTATTGTAAGCTGGTGCGATAAAGCTGCTGCTTTACTACCGGCTACCTGGGGACCTGCAGACTTTGGCCGCGTAACCAGTGTTGCAGCTAAAGCGCTTAAAGCGCGTATGTTATTATACGTGGCCAGCCCGTTATACAATACGCCTTCAAATATGGCGGCTGAAATTGCAGAAGCCCGTTATGGAGATGGCCGGGATTCAGTGCTGGCTTATCCTAATTATGATAAGGAACGGTGGAAGCTTGCAGCTGATGCATCAAAAGATGTGATTGATGCGGCTGTTGCTGCCGGCGGCGCATTATACCAGACCGGCAAGGCCGAAACCACACCCAGAACTGATAATTTCGAGGGATTGGGTGATTACGAGGCTGTGTTTAATGTATATGCCAACAGCGAGTTGATCCTGGTAAACACCGCTCACATGTGGGTTGCTAATAACGGGTGGTTATTTGGCAAATACCTGATGTCCAAAGTAAGAATGGGGGCCTGGGCGGTTAAAAATAATGTACCCATAGAATTTGCCCAATTATATGAAAAAAGAGATGGTACCAAATGGACCATACCATTAACCGCAACCGGCAACGACTTTACCACCTGGATCCAGGAACAAAATTTGGATCCTCGGTTTTATCAGACATTTACCTATGATGGCATGTGGTACAATAGCCAGATCGGTACCATTCCATACTATATAGGCGACGGTGGTAAATCACCCACTACAGATTACGGGCGTAGTGATGCAGGTGAAGATGGTTATGCGCTGGAAACCTATAAATATGTAGCACGTATCAACAACCGCGATGATCGCAATTTCGCCTGGACCATTTTTCGCCTGGCAGAATTTTACCTGAACTATGCCGAAGCGATGAATGAGTATGCAGGTCCAGCCGGGCTACCGACTACCTATCTGAACATGATCCGCAAAAGAGCTGGCATGCCCGACAAAAATCCCTCAACTGTAGAAGCTTTCAGGGAAGCCATACAAAACGAGAGATCTGTTGAATTATCTTATGAGGGACACCGGTTGAATGATTTGCAACGCTGGTTAAAAGCTTATGCTACCCTCAACGTAGCCTTACACGGTTTTCAAACCAGGGCTAACAATAGCTCGGGTACGCTGCAACGCAACTGGAAGATCGTTTCATTTATGAACAGGGTTTGGCCTAAAAAGTACTATTACCTCCCTTTCCCTAATGCACAGGTTAGTAATAATTATCTGGGAGACGGCGCATCCTGGCTGGGACAAAACCCCGGTTGGTAA
- a CDS encoding SusC/RagA family TonB-linked outer membrane protein, protein MIQKYRPLLAVLGWLCSVGVAKAQTVTANGTGQEQFKDSTELNRLVDLGLRKEKNWRNTAATFTLSGKELEKMFSGNLLNTLQGRIPGLTVNTGSGEPGYDNPNLFMRGRTTWNSGAAQQLILLDGFQVDLNALSAFSPYEIESITLLKDAAATAIYGLQGASGVINVATKKGRVSSKNELTINARYGIQTPVKLPEVMNAYDYTRLYNQALANDGLPQKYPNPDLYKVSNDPFHPNVNWYDELLKKNSAIQNYNLSFRGGNRTARYYVLMDYMNYDGLYKNATAINKDFGTNAKYSKINLRANVELDLTKSLYVAANVSGIIEDRNTPSGFTASQVFDNLMRIPAAAFPVKNPNGTWGNSSVYNFNPIQLLQQNGIYSAHTRTIQTNFKVREKLDLITPGLAAIGGVSFNNQYTGTRQTLYSVMSYELLKDNNDQPILDGGGNPTYRTIGTNTPQTTNEGGNGHWNRNTFQAGLDYNRGFGKNTFSGMLLGRRVNYTRIGQTYAVRVQGIAGNFTYDYDKKYIVDFSSSYMGSADFAPGNKYGFFPALSAGWILSNEDFLKHNEVINFLKLRASYGSAGSINDAYRFLYQERAGGASGWITGTSNTGRGGMAIGAFANPDATWELKKTLNIGVEATLWDKLSATIDVFSETRSGIYEIPYANVAAYTGFNLPYLNTGKVNNKGFEAALTYNNQADAFKYFVTGTATFARNKIIEKSETAQPADRLYERGFAIGQVKGLVFDGFYQSSDFEANGNLKQGITTSSYAQVRPGDLKFKDLDGNGVINEYDRAPWGYNNVPEVTLGFNLGFNYKGFDFSAFVQGVMNRTISMLGAAYNYTHPFVNNNNISVFSNNAWTPETAATATSPRLSTLANLNNNVGADFWFRNGNFFKLRSIELGYTIPQTGVLKKVGAIRVFANGTNLFVSNMIDGLEPENLSMGYPVTKVVDFGFNVKF, encoded by the coding sequence ATGATACAAAAATATAGACCTCTGCTTGCTGTATTGGGCTGGTTATGCAGTGTGGGTGTTGCCAAGGCACAGACAGTTACTGCGAACGGAACCGGACAGGAGCAGTTTAAAGACAGCACGGAATTGAACCGCCTGGTGGACCTGGGTTTACGAAAAGAAAAAAACTGGAGAAACACAGCGGCCACTTTTACACTTTCGGGCAAAGAGCTTGAAAAAATGTTCTCAGGCAACTTACTCAATACATTACAGGGCCGCATTCCCGGCCTTACCGTTAACACGGGTTCGGGCGAGCCAGGATATGATAATCCTAACCTGTTTATGCGGGGCAGAACCACCTGGAATAGTGGTGCCGCTCAACAGCTGATTTTATTGGACGGCTTCCAGGTGGATCTGAATGCCCTCAGCGCTTTTTCACCTTACGAAATAGAGTCGATTACACTTTTGAAAGATGCAGCAGCAACCGCCATATACGGTTTACAGGGTGCTTCAGGTGTTATTAATGTAGCTACCAAAAAAGGAAGGGTATCATCTAAAAATGAATTAACCATCAATGCCCGGTATGGTATACAAACTCCGGTCAAATTACCTGAAGTAATGAATGCCTACGATTATACCCGGTTGTATAACCAGGCACTGGCCAACGATGGATTACCACAAAAATATCCCAATCCCGATTTGTATAAGGTCTCCAATGATCCTTTTCACCCCAACGTAAACTGGTACGATGAATTGCTGAAGAAGAACTCTGCGATTCAGAATTATAACCTGTCTTTCAGGGGTGGCAACAGGACAGCACGTTACTATGTTTTGATGGATTACATGAATTACGACGGGTTATATAAAAATGCCACTGCTATCAATAAAGATTTTGGAACCAACGCCAAATACAGTAAGATCAATTTAAGGGCAAACGTAGAATTAGATCTAACCAAAAGCCTTTATGTGGCGGCTAATGTGTCGGGTATTATTGAAGACCGTAATACTCCTTCAGGCTTTACGGCTTCGCAGGTTTTTGATAACCTGATGCGTATTCCCGCAGCAGCCTTTCCCGTAAAAAATCCCAATGGCACCTGGGGCAACAGCTCAGTATACAATTTCAATCCAATACAGCTGTTACAACAAAATGGCATATACAGCGCGCACACCCGTACCATTCAAACCAATTTTAAAGTACGGGAAAAACTGGACCTGATCACCCCGGGCCTGGCAGCAATTGGCGGTGTCTCATTTAATAACCAATATACCGGTACCCGGCAAACATTGTATTCGGTTATGTCTTACGAATTGCTGAAAGATAATAATGATCAGCCCATTTTAGACGGTGGTGGTAATCCTACTTATCGTACTATTGGTACCAATACACCTCAAACCACTAATGAAGGTGGAAACGGGCATTGGAACCGTAATACCTTCCAGGCGGGGTTGGACTATAACCGGGGCTTTGGTAAAAATACATTTAGCGGCATGTTGCTGGGCAGGAGAGTAAACTATACCCGTATCGGCCAGACCTATGCGGTAAGGGTACAGGGAATAGCAGGCAACTTTACCTACGATTACGATAAAAAGTACATCGTTGATTTTAGCTCATCTTATATGGGATCTGCCGATTTCGCTCCGGGCAATAAATATGGTTTCTTCCCCGCATTAAGTGCAGGATGGATATTGTCCAATGAAGATTTCCTTAAGCATAATGAAGTGATCAACTTCCTGAAATTGAGGGCTTCTTATGGTAGCGCCGGTAGTATTAATGATGCCTACCGCTTCCTGTACCAGGAACGTGCCGGTGGGGCGTCGGGCTGGATCACCGGAACCAGCAATACCGGGCGCGGCGGTATGGCCATCGGCGCTTTTGCCAACCCGGATGCTACCTGGGAATTAAAGAAAACCCTGAACATAGGAGTGGAGGCTACCTTATGGGATAAGTTGTCGGCAACTATAGATGTCTTTAGCGAAACACGTAGCGGTATTTATGAAATCCCTTATGCTAATGTAGCAGCCTACACAGGCTTCAACCTGCCTTACCTGAATACAGGTAAAGTAAATAATAAAGGTTTTGAAGCCGCGCTTACCTACAATAACCAGGCCGATGCATTCAAATACTTTGTTACGGGCACTGCCACTTTTGCCAGAAATAAGATCATAGAGAAATCAGAAACCGCACAACCTGCCGACCGCCTTTATGAAAGAGGATTTGCTATTGGCCAGGTTAAGGGCCTGGTATTCGACGGCTTTTACCAGTCATCAGACTTTGAAGCAAATGGTAACCTGAAACAGGGTATAACTACTTCCTCCTATGCACAGGTAAGGCCCGGTGATCTGAAATTTAAAGACCTGGACGGTAATGGTGTGATCAATGAGTATGATCGTGCACCCTGGGGATATAATAATGTTCCTGAAGTTACACTGGGATTTAACCTGGGCTTCAATTACAAGGGGTTTGATTTCAGCGCATTCGTACAGGGAGTGATGAACCGTACCATCAGCATGCTGGGTGCTGCGTATAATTACACGCATCCCTTTGTAAACAATAATAATATTTCTGTATTCTCCAATAATGCCTGGACTCCGGAAACAGCTGCTACAGCAACTTCGCCCAGGCTGTCCACCCTGGCCAATCTAAACAATAATGTGGGTGCCGATTTCTGGTTCCGCAATGGCAATTTCTTTAAACTGCGCAGTATCGAATTGGGATATACCATACCGCAGACGGGAGTATTAAAGAAGGTGGGCGCCATACGGGTATTTGCTAACGGAACCAATTTGTTTGTGTCCAATATGATCGACGGACTGGAACCTGAGAACCTGTCAATGGGTTATCCGGTGACCAAAGTGGTGGATTTTGGATTTAATGTAAAATTTTAG